ACCGATCAGGTTGCCGGGCTCATTGGCATTGGTACCAGGGCGCGGGAACTCGACCACCAGACGGTAGCTGTAAGAGACACCCGGGCGCAGCCCATTGCCATTATCATTGTCCAGGTAAGTGGTTTCATTGACTGCGACACGACCAATTTCTTCATAGCCTGATCCTGCCGGAATACCGGTAATACATACATCTTCCGGAATATCAGAGCAGCTTTCTCTTCTATAAATAACGATCTTAGCGCCGACAACCTGGCATTTATAAGCATCCCAGGTAAGGCGGTAGGCAGTACCCGCTGGATCGGTGGCGGCAACCGCTTTCAGTCCAAGTGGCTTGGGTCCATATACCCGAATGCTGAGGGTAGTCATATCGACAAGCTTGCGGAAAAGGGAGGGATTGGCATTCGGTCCCGCGGCATCTTCTACCTTGAAAAGCACATCATAAGGTTCGAGCCTGATGTGGTTACAGGAAGTTTGCCAGGTAAACTGTCCGGTGACAGTGCCTTGTGAGCCTTGCTGAGCAACATTAAATTTGGCCAGGGCAGGAGTAATGAGTGAAGCTTGATATACCCCTCCTGTTGAAGTGAGGGTCAATTTATCGCCATTCTTATCGGTAGCGTTAATCTGCTGGTTAATGAATGTACCTGCCTCGACGCAGATTTCCGGTAACGGGTCCACGAGTGGGCGATCGTTTCGGGCATCGTCGACAATGATCTGCATATCCCTGACTATTTGCCCGATCAAAAAACCATCCCGCCATTCCTCGACGACAAATGCGACGTTATAATAACCCTTCGTGACAGGAGCATCCCAGACGAGATCCCCTGTAATCTCATCCATACTAAATGTCGCAGGAGAAGCACCGGCCTCTGTTTGTCCCGGAGCGCCAATCTGGTTCGGATTAACATATTGCAGGTTAATACCGGCGCCATTTACACCACTTCTTTGCGGAGTAAACAAATGGTAGGCAAGGCTGTCTCCATCGGCATCAAAAGCACCTGGGTTGTGGATGTATCGCTGGCCAACTGCGGCAAGGTCAATGGGTGCATTCAGCAGTACCGGCGTCTGGTTAAGGCCAAAGTTCGCATTGATTTCCAGAATGGTACTTACATAGAAGTTCAGGTTCTGAGTAGGAGGAGGACCAATGTTCAGGATACCATTGTTCCTGTTGTCTTCTTCAAATGAAATCCTGTATGTAGCGGCAGTCGGGAATGTATAATTGATGATGTAGGTGTTCTGGGTCGTGTTATTGCCAATGTTGGGGATCGGCTGGATCCTTGGGGCTTCCAATACTACCGGAGTACCGGTCGATCTTACGTTTCCAATCGTAAAGAAAACACTGTTCTGGGCGTTGGCCGCGCCTTCTCCATTTTGCATGTCAAAGTAGGCTGTCAGCTTGATTTCGTATCTGTGCGTTGTTGTTGATATTCTTCGGGCTGTGATTTCACCGGCACGAATGTGCGTTGCCATTACCTCATAACCACTACACAGAAAAGCCAGAAAAAGGGCAAGCGAGAAAATTTGTAAAACAGATCGCATAAATATGAGAGTCGAGCTAATTTAGATAGAGGTTGCCGCAGATATTACTACCCGCCAACTATTATAAATCAACGAAAATTTGAATAAAAATGTGTGCTTACCGAATGAATATAGTAAGTCATTTTGTAAACATACAAAACAACTTACTAAATCATATATGAATTGTCATAATCTGGCCGTATGACAAATAGGGGGCATCTGGGAGGGGTTTACCTGAGCAGTTGTACCCATCCTTTGATGGTAGTCGGCGTGGTTACTTTTTTGGATGATTCAAAATAGATGGTTACCTCATAATAATACTGGCCGGCAGCGAGGTCTTTGCCTGAATTGGTTTTACCATTCCAATTGATGTTGACATCTTTTGTAGAGAACACCTGCGCTCCCCATCTGTTGAAAGCCTTGAATTCAAGTGACTGAACAAATGCAGGGCATTCATAAGGCTGGAAGACATCGTTTTTCAAATCACCATTAGGGGTAAATACATTGGGCAGCACATACATCGGGCAGTTGTCTTTACAAACAAGATTGCTCGGCGCACTCTCACTTCCAAACCTGTTGACAGCTGTAACAAAGTAACATCCTGCAAAAGAAGTCAGCCCCTGATGGTCGTAGGTAGTCGACAATGGGGAAGGCGGTGTGGTCACGGTAGCGATCAGGCCAGGGGTATCGCCTTCGTAACGGGCATAATATATTTTGTAGGCAAACACATTCGGGTCACAGTCTTTGCCGCCAACCGACTGTGGGTAAGTCCATGACAAATGATTTGTAAAAGTAGGGGAGTCGCAGAAAGCCTCGGGATGCGCCTGCAAGGAATCGCAATTGAGCGGGTCGAGCGTCAGTACCGGCGGGCATGGCTTGGTAGTATCCGAAGAAGACACACAAAGGATTTGCGAGAAGTTATAAAGTACGGCCGGTTTGATCTGGCTATTGTTATACGAACCCACTGTTTCTACTTTATAGCAATATGTCGAATCCTTGACAATGGTAATGTTGACTGTCCCGTCGGCAGCATATTTGTCCGAACCATCATCTGTAAAAGTGAATGTTTGTGGTCCCTGCACGGTCACATCAGCAATGCGGTTGAAGGTGCCTGGCTTGGTTTTATCCTCACGGTACACCCTGTGTGTCCGGTTGGAATTGTCCCAGGGCACTAAGGCTGCCCATTTGATACCAACCTGGTTAGGCTGGGCCGCATTCTGTTCGAGGCGTACACTGCTGGCAGTTTCGGCATCGTCCAGCTTGACAAGCTGTCCACCCTGGGTGTACCAGTATTCCAATTTGTAGTTATAAGGATTGACCAATGTGTTCAGGTTTCTGTCCACAAAGATCGTATCCGGCGCGCCTGGCGTCAGGTTGG
The genomic region above belongs to Dyadobacter pollutisoli and contains:
- a CDS encoding T9SS type B sorting domain-containing protein, producing MRSVLQIFSLALFLAFLCSGYEVMATHIRAGEITARRISTTTHRYEIKLTAYFDMQNGEGAANAQNSVFFTIGNVRSTGTPVVLEAPRIQPIPNIGNNTTQNTYIINYTFPTAATYRISFEEDNRNNGILNIGPPPTQNLNFYVSTILEINANFGLNQTPVLLNAPIDLAAVGQRYIHNPGAFDADGDSLAYHLFTPQRSGVNGAGINLQYVNPNQIGAPGQTEAGASPATFSMDEITGDLVWDAPVTKGYYNVAFVVEEWRDGFLIGQIVRDMQIIVDDARNDRPLVDPLPEICVEAGTFINQQINATDKNGDKLTLTSTGGVYQASLITPALAKFNVAQQGSQGTVTGQFTWQTSCNHIRLEPYDVLFKVEDAAGPNANPSLFRKLVDMTTLSIRVYGPKPLGLKAVAATDPAGTAYRLTWDAYKCQVVGAKIVIYRRESCSDIPEDVCITGIPAGSGYEEIGRVAVNETTYLDNDNGNGLRPGVSYSYRLVVEFPRPGTNANEPGNLIGGGESVASDEFCLNLPMLMPVITNVTVDSTSETKGVITVKWTKPAASSGLPAQYRLFRAVGQTGTAFTQIATINTNLTPGAADTIFVDRNLNTLVNPYNYKLEYWYTQGGQLVKLDDAETASSVRLEQNAAQPNQVGIKWAALVPWDNSNRTHRVYREDKTKPGTFNRIADVTVQGPQTFTFTDDGSDKYAADGIVNITIVKDSTYCYKVETVGSYNNSQIKPAVLYNFSQILCVSSSDTTKPCPPVLTLDPLNCDSLQAHPEAFCNSPTFTNHLAWTYPQSVGGKDCDPNVFAYKIYYARYEGDTPGLIATVTTPPSPLSTTYDHQGLTSFAGCYFVTAVNRFGSESAPSNLVCKDNCPMYVLPNVFTPNGDLKNDVFQPYECPAFVQSLEFKAFNRWGAQVFSTKDVNINWNGKTNSGKDLAAGQYYYEVTIYFESSKKVTTPTTIKGWVQLLR